Proteins co-encoded in one Bacteroidales bacterium genomic window:
- a CDS encoding four helix bundle protein, translating into MRDHKKLIAFEIADNLVLAVYSISRYFPKYEIYGLTSQLRRASVSVVSNIVEGCARSTQIEYHRFLEMAYGSLREADYQYNLSVRLGYTISNEELASDIIQNKFIETQKVLASLLKSME; encoded by the coding sequence ATGAGAGATCACAAAAAATTAATTGCTTTTGAAATAGCAGACAATCTTGTATTGGCTGTGTATTCAATTTCGAGATATTTTCCAAAGTATGAAATCTATGGACTAACCTCTCAACTCAGAAGAGCATCAGTCTCAGTTGTCTCTAATATAGTCGAAGGATGCGCCAGATCTACTCAAATCGAATACCATCGATTTCTTGAAATGGCATATGGTTCGCTCAGAGAAGCGGATTATCAATACAATCTATCGGTAAGACTTGGATATACTATAAGCAATGAAGAATTAGCCTCTGATATTATACAAAACAAATTTATTGAAACTCAGAAAGTGTTAGCTTCTCTTTTAAAAAGTATGGAATAG
- the nth gene encoding endonuclease III has protein sequence MTTKQRYEHIIKWFIDNMPVAETELDFDDPFSLLVSVILSAQCTDKRVNMITPALINRFPTAEAMAEADTEEIFQYIKSCSYPNSKAHHLSGMSKMLVSDFGGKVPEKIEDLMKLPGVGRKTANVVTLVAFGNPAMPVDTHIFRVSERLGLTTHAKNPADTERQLLKYLPDNALPVAHHWLILHGRYICVARKPKCGECGLREWCRWYKIMCK, from the coding sequence ATGACTACAAAACAAAGATATGAGCATATAATTAAATGGTTCATTGATAATATGCCGGTGGCTGAAACAGAACTTGATTTTGATGATCCGTTCAGTTTGCTTGTATCTGTAATCCTGTCCGCCCAGTGTACAGATAAAAGAGTGAATATGATCACCCCGGCCCTGATAAACAGGTTTCCGACAGCCGAAGCTATGGCAGAGGCAGATACTGAAGAGATATTTCAGTATATTAAATCCTGTTCCTACCCGAACAGCAAGGCACATCATCTGTCAGGCATGTCAAAGATGCTTGTCAGTGATTTTGGTGGAAAAGTTCCGGAGAAAATAGAGGATCTTATGAAACTGCCGGGCGTGGGAAGGAAGACAGCCAACGTGGTTACCCTTGTAGCTTTCGGGAATCCTGCTATGCCTGTTGACACTCATATCTTCAGGGTAAGTGAACGCCTGGGCCTTACCACTCATGCAAAAAATCCTGCCGATACAGAACGGCAGCTGTTAAAGTACCTTCCCGATAACGCTTTGCCTGTTGCCCATCACTGGCTTATTCTGCACGGCAGGTATATTTGTGTTGCGCGTAAGCCGAAATGCGGTGAATGTGGATTGAGGGAATGGTGTCGGTGGTACAAAATAATGTGCAAATGA
- a CDS encoding prephenate dehydratase has protein sequence MTDSPKTKRIAIQGGYGAFHEIAAYGYFENEEIEIVPRNTFKDLFKALKQGKVDFGITAIENSIAGSILPNYNLLLESNLEIIGEIYLRIKQNLVALPGQTIADIREVYSHPMAILQCQRFFDDHPDIRLIDSIDTALSAKEIADKKLKNTAAISSGRAADQYKLEIIAEGIETHKKNYTRFLILKGKNGDRQDVTSINKASLTFALAHKIGGLSKVLSILSYYDINLAKVQSMPIIGKDWEYQFFVDVEIDSYRHYYQAIEAIRPFTSGLQILGEYLKGKSIME, from the coding sequence ATGACCGACTCTCCCAAAACCAAACGTATTGCCATACAGGGCGGATATGGCGCCTTCCATGAAATCGCCGCCTACGGTTATTTTGAGAATGAAGAAATTGAAATTGTACCGAGGAACACGTTCAAAGACCTCTTCAAAGCACTGAAACAGGGAAAAGTTGATTTCGGAATCACAGCCATAGAAAATTCTATAGCCGGCAGTATACTTCCGAATTATAACCTCTTGCTTGAATCAAATCTTGAAATAATCGGTGAAATTTACCTTCGCATAAAACAGAACCTGGTGGCTCTGCCGGGACAAACGATTGCCGACATTCGTGAAGTATATTCACATCCGATGGCAATCCTTCAATGCCAGCGGTTTTTTGATGATCATCCGGATATCAGGCTTATTGACAGCATCGATACGGCTTTAAGTGCCAAAGAAATTGCGGATAAAAAGCTTAAAAATACGGCTGCCATCTCATCGGGCCGCGCTGCAGATCAATACAAGCTTGAGATTATAGCAGAAGGAATCGAGACCCATAAAAAGAATTACACCCGTTTCCTTATATTAAAAGGTAAAAACGGAGATCGCCAGGATGTCACATCTATCAATAAAGCCTCCCTTACTTTCGCGTTGGCCCATAAAATAGGCGGGCTGTCAAAGGTTCTCTCCATCCTTTCGTACTATGATATAAACCTTGCCAAGGTACAATCTATGCCGATAATCGGTAAGGACTGGGAGTACCAGTTCTTCGTGGATGTTGAAATCGACAGCTACCGTCACTATTACCAGGCAATAGAAGCTATACGGCCATTTACAAGCGGCCTTCAGATTTTAGGAGAATATTTAAAAGGAAAATCTATAATGGAATAA
- a CDS encoding bifunctional 3-deoxy-7-phosphoheptulonate synthase/chorismate mutase type II: MKVSLKLDKFEFKGISSERPLIMAGPCSAETEEQVMETARQLKDIGVQIYRAGLWKPRTRPNAFEGVGKDGLPWLRRVKEELGMLTATEVANVKHVYDALKSGIDIIWIGARTTANPFAVQEIADALKGVDMPVMIKNPVSPDLELWIGAFERLNSAGITKMAAIHRGFSIYNRTLYRNNPQWEIPIELKRLIPELPIITDPSHICGSRELLYEVSQRAMDLDFYGLIVESHCNPDKALSDAQQQLTPENLNKMIKRLVLRTANVQNNVILSTLEDLRHEIDKWDDKLMDIFEHRMAISEKIGEYKKANSITILQTQRWDEILRNKIDQAAKKGLGEEFIIKVFRAIHEESINHQTKVMNG, translated from the coding sequence ATGAAAGTATCACTGAAATTAGACAAGTTCGAATTCAAAGGTATTTCAAGTGAAAGGCCTTTGATCATGGCTGGACCCTGCAGCGCTGAAACTGAGGAACAGGTCATGGAAACAGCCCGCCAACTGAAAGATATAGGCGTTCAGATCTATCGTGCCGGCCTATGGAAACCAAGAACAAGGCCAAACGCTTTTGAAGGAGTGGGTAAAGACGGCCTTCCCTGGTTGCGCCGGGTAAAAGAAGAACTTGGCATGCTTACAGCAACTGAAGTAGCCAATGTTAAACATGTGTATGATGCCCTGAAATCCGGTATCGACATAATCTGGATAGGCGCCCGCACAACGGCAAATCCTTTTGCAGTGCAGGAAATCGCAGATGCGCTTAAGGGGGTTGACATGCCCGTGATGATAAAAAACCCTGTGAGTCCCGATCTCGAACTCTGGATTGGTGCTTTTGAACGACTCAACAGCGCAGGTATTACAAAAATGGCTGCCATACACAGGGGATTCTCGATTTATAACCGTACTTTATACAGGAACAATCCTCAATGGGAGATACCCATTGAACTGAAAAGACTTATACCTGAGTTGCCGATCATTACCGATCCGAGCCATATCTGCGGAAGCCGTGAATTATTGTATGAAGTATCGCAGCGTGCTATGGACCTTGATTTCTATGGCCTCATTGTTGAATCGCACTGCAATCCGGATAAAGCCCTGAGTGATGCTCAGCAGCAACTTACTCCTGAAAATCTGAATAAGATGATTAAAAGACTTGTTCTCAGGACTGCAAATGTGCAAAACAATGTAATTTTATCTACCCTTGAAGACCTGAGGCATGAGATCGATAAATGGGATGATAAATTAATGGATATTTTTGAACACCGTATGGCCATATCAGAAAAGATCGGTGAGTATAAAAAGGCTAACAGCATAACGATTCTGCAAACCCAGCGGTGGGATGAGATACTGAGGAATAAAATTGACCAGGCAGCAAAAAAAGGCCTGGGGGAAGAGTTTATTATTAAGGTATTCCGCGCTATCCATGAAGAATCAATCAACCATCAGACTAAAGTGATGAATGGATGA